A stretch of the Lonchura striata isolate bLonStr1 chromosome 15, bLonStr1.mat, whole genome shotgun sequence genome encodes the following:
- the SPRY4 gene encoding protein sprouty homolog 4, with amino-acid sequence MEPRIPHNITVVPNSAMVQPLLDSWIPYGRLQHPLTILPIDQMKTTHMENDYTDNPSASQPPAQKRPRAPREPGSTGQHPQRCEQDVTHPWISFSGRPSSISSSSSTSSDQRLLDHMAPVPVAEQSSPRAVRIQPKAINCKPLDLKGPASQELDKHFLLCEACGKCKCKECALPRTLPSCWVCNQECLCSAQNLVNYSTCMCLVKGVFYHCTNEDDEGTCADHPCSCSHSNCCARWSFMSALSLVLPCLLCYLPATGCVKLSQRCYDQVSRPGCRCKNTNSVICKALPESKGAEKPF; translated from the coding sequence ATGGAGCCCCGGATTCCCCACAACATCACCGTCGTCCCCAACTCTGCCATGGTGCAGCCCTTGCTGGACAGTTGGATCCCCTACGGGCGGCTGCAGCACCCGCTGACCATCCTGCCCATCGACCAGATGAAGACCACCCACATGGAGAACGACTACACCGACAACCCCAGCGCCTCCCAGCCGCCGGCCCAGAAGCgtccccgagccccccgcgAGCCGGGCTCGACCGGGCAGCACCCGCAGCGCTGCGAGCAGGATGTCACCCACCCCTGGATCTCCTTCAGCGGGCGGCCCAGctccatcagcagcagcagcagcacatcctcAGACCAAAGGCTCCTGGACCACATGGCCCCGGTGCCCGTGGCGGAGCAGTCGTCCCCCCGCGCCGTTCGCATCCAGCCCAAGGCCATCAACTGCAAACCCCTGGACCTGAAGGGCCCCGCGTCTCAGGAGCTGGACAAGCACTTCCTGCTGTGCGAGGCCTGCGGGAAATGCAAGTGCAAGGAGTGCGCCCTGCCCCGGACCCTGCCCTCGTGCTGGGTGTGCAACCAGGAGTGTCTGTGCTCGGCGCAGAACCTGGTCAACTACTCCACCTGCATGTGCCTGGTCAAGGGCGTCTTCTACCACTGCACCAACGAGGACGACGAGGGCACGTGCGCCGACcacccctgctcctgctcccactcCAACTGCTGCGCCCGCTGGTCCTTCATGAGCGCCCTGTCCctggtgctgccctgcctgctctgctacCTGCCGGCCACCGGCTGCGTCAAGCTGTCCCAGAGATGCTACGACCAGGTGAGCCGGCCCGGATGCAGATGCAAAAACACAAACAGTGTCATTTGCAAGGCGTTGCCAGAGAGCAAAGGGGCAGAAAAGCCCTTTTAA
- the NDFIP1 gene encoding NEDD4 family-interacting protein 1 → MAAAEPSTGRYQQLQNEEEPGEAVPVVNDAPPPYSSISAESTAYFDYKDESGFPKPPSYNVATTLPSYDEAERSKAEATIPLVPGRDDDFVTRDDFDDTDQLRIGNDGIFMLTFFMAFLFNWIGFFLSFCLTTSAAGRYGAISGFGLSLIKWILIVRFSTYFPGYFDGQYWLWWVFLVLGFLLFLRGFINYAKVRKMPDTFSTLPRTRVLFIY, encoded by the exons ATGGCGGCCGCCGAGCCCAGCACCGGCCGCTACCAGCAG CTGCAGAATGAAGAGGAGCCGGGCGAGGCCGTGCCGGTGGTGAACGACGCCCCGCCGCCCtacagcagcatctctgcagaGAGCACAG CTTACTTTGACTACAAGGATGAGTCAGGCTTCCCGAAGCCACCGTCCTACAACGTGGCCACCACCCTGCCCAGCTACGACGAGGCCGAGAGGAGCAAGGCCGAGGCCACCATTCCCTTGGTTCCTGGCAGG GATGATGACTTTGTGACACGGGATGACTTTGATGACACTGACCAGCTGAGGATAGGAAATGATGGCATTTTCATGCTGACTTTCTTCA TGGCATTCCTCTTCAACTGGATTGgatttttcctgtctttctgtcTGACTACTTCAGCTGCAGGACGATATGGGGCCATTTCTGGCTTTGGTCTCTCTCTTATTAAGTGGATCCTTATTGTCAGG TTCTCCACCTATTTTCCTGGTTACTTCGATGGCCAGTACTGGCTTTGGTGGGTCTTCCTTGTACTAG gttttctgctgtttctcagAGGATTTATTAATTATGCAAAGGTTAGGAAGATGCCAGATACGTTTTCCACTCTTCCCAGGACCAGAGTTCTCTTTATTTACTAA